The following coding sequences lie in one Paracidovorax avenae genomic window:
- a CDS encoding LysR family transcriptional regulator, with amino-acid sequence MDQIQAMRIYARVVEAGTFTRAADSLQLPKATVTKHVQALEARLRVRLLNRTTRRVTVTPDGAAYYDRAVRLLADFDDIEASMTHARATPSGRLRVDVGTSMARLLIIPHLEEFQARYPDIQLDLGVSDRIVDLLSDNVDCVIRGGELTDQSLVARRIGLLEFITVASPAYLERHGTPREPLDLERGHQSVIYFSPRTSRRYPLEFHRDGESLEIGGPSRLAVNESNAYLAALLAGRGVGQITTMQAQRYLDRGDLVRVLPEWSHPLLPVYVVYPPNRHLSAKVRAFVDWAAEIFSKAPQGVVSTADRH; translated from the coding sequence ATGGACCAGATCCAGGCCATGCGCATTTACGCGCGGGTGGTGGAAGCCGGCACGTTCACGCGCGCCGCAGACTCCCTGCAACTGCCCAAAGCCACCGTCACCAAGCACGTGCAGGCGCTGGAAGCACGCCTGCGCGTGCGGCTGCTCAACCGTACCACGCGGCGCGTGACCGTCACGCCCGACGGCGCGGCCTACTACGACCGCGCCGTGCGCCTGCTGGCCGACTTCGACGACATCGAGGCCAGCATGACCCATGCGCGCGCCACGCCCAGCGGCCGCCTGCGCGTGGACGTCGGCACCTCGATGGCGCGGCTGCTCATCATCCCGCACCTGGAGGAGTTCCAGGCGCGCTACCCCGACATCCAGCTCGACCTGGGCGTGAGCGACCGCATCGTGGATCTGCTCAGCGACAACGTGGACTGCGTGATACGCGGCGGCGAACTCACCGACCAGTCGCTCGTGGCGCGCCGCATCGGCCTGCTGGAATTCATCACCGTCGCCTCGCCCGCCTACCTGGAGCGCCACGGCACGCCGCGCGAACCGCTGGACCTCGAGCGCGGCCACCAGAGCGTGATCTATTTCTCGCCGCGCACTTCGCGGCGCTACCCGCTGGAATTCCACCGGGACGGCGAATCGCTGGAAATCGGCGGGCCCTCGCGCCTCGCGGTGAACGAGAGCAACGCCTACCTGGCCGCACTGCTCGCCGGCCGCGGCGTGGGCCAGATCACCACCATGCAGGCCCAGCGCTACCTGGACCGCGGCGACCTGGTGCGCGTGCTGCCCGAATGGAGCCATCCACTGCTGCCGGTCTATGTGGTGTACCCGCCCAACCGGCACCTGAGCGCGAAGGTGCGGGCGTTCGTGGACTGGGCGGCGGAGATCTTCTCCAAAGCGCCGCAGGGGGTGGT
- a CDS encoding alpha/beta hydrolase, with product MPTSASSRSMPDGARSESTIAVAPGQDVAVRMYGRRKAGETSPLVVHFHGGAFVSGDLDSGCTIAGLLQEAGALVVSVAYPLAPAHPFPQPLETGYAVLQWAYRYRTRLAGTGAPVYVAGEEAGGNLAAGVCLMARDQSHPPLAGQILVSPMLDPCAGTPSLRAATEGSDACRWAQGWEKFLRCARDAEHPYAVPGTAQRLAGLPPTLLLVGDTDPMHDETLAYAARLKAAGLPVELHVLRKAERWPDALLEPGTQACPCADEARERFRRFMEAGRCPAPR from the coding sequence ATGCCTACCTCCGCATCTTCCCGTTCCATGCCCGATGGCGCCCGTTCCGAATCCACCATTGCGGTGGCACCGGGGCAGGACGTCGCCGTGCGGATGTACGGCCGCAGGAAAGCCGGCGAGACGTCGCCGCTGGTCGTGCATTTCCATGGCGGCGCCTTCGTGTCGGGTGACCTTGACAGCGGTTGCACCATCGCGGGGCTGCTGCAGGAAGCCGGGGCGCTGGTGGTGTCGGTGGCCTACCCGCTGGCGCCCGCGCATCCGTTCCCGCAGCCGCTGGAGACGGGCTATGCCGTGCTGCAGTGGGCCTACCGCTACCGCACGCGGCTGGCCGGCACGGGCGCGCCGGTGTATGTGGCCGGGGAAGAGGCCGGCGGCAACCTGGCGGCGGGCGTGTGCCTCATGGCGCGCGACCAGTCCCATCCGCCGCTGGCGGGGCAGATCCTGGTGTCGCCGATGCTCGACCCCTGCGCCGGCACGCCGTCGCTGCGGGCCGCCACCGAAGGCAGCGACGCCTGCCGCTGGGCACAGGGCTGGGAGAAGTTCCTGCGCTGCGCGCGCGACGCGGAACACCCGTATGCCGTACCCGGCACCGCACAGCGCCTGGCGGGCCTGCCGCCCACGCTGCTGCTGGTCGGCGACACCGATCCCATGCACGACGAAACGCTGGCCTATGCGGCACGGCTGAAGGCCGCCGGCCTGCCGGTGGAGCTGCATGTGCTGCGCAAGGCCGAGCGCTGGCCCGATGCGCTGCTGGAGCCCGGCACGCAGGCCTGTCCGTGCGCGGACGAGGCGCGCGAGCGGTTCCGGCGATTCATGGAGGCCGGCCGATGTCCGGCTCCGCGCTGA
- a CDS encoding efflux RND transporter periplasmic adaptor subunit: MPSSRPVSLFSPARRWWTAAGAAAAIAAGGGALFGLSASHAEAPAADAAPPAVPVSVAAVVQQDVALWDEFSGRLEAVQRVDIRPRVAGAVQAVHFREGALVKQGDLLFTVDPAPYAAEVDRADAQVVAAQARVSYTRSEMERASRLWEEHAIAQRERDERVNAQREAEANLRAAQAALQTARLNLGYTQVRAPVAGRVGRIEVTVGNLVGSGAGAPVLTTLVSVSPIYASFDTDEQIVARALEGLRSGQSARTLIERIPVQMGTGTTGGTPHAGRLQLIDNQVDARSGTVRVRAVFDNGDGALMPGQFARIRMGQAKSTQAVLINERAVGTDQSKKFVMVVGEGNKAEYREVQLGAPVDGLRVVTAGLKAGERIVVNGLQRVRPGAVVAPQEVPMAAKSEVGGEGAQARAAGRQPAA; this comes from the coding sequence ATGCCGTCATCCCGACCCGTTTCCCTCTTCTCGCCCGCGCGCCGCTGGTGGACCGCTGCCGGCGCCGCGGCCGCCATCGCGGCCGGTGGCGGGGCCCTCTTCGGGCTCTCCGCCTCGCACGCCGAGGCGCCAGCCGCCGATGCCGCTCCCCCGGCCGTGCCGGTGTCCGTCGCGGCCGTGGTGCAGCAGGACGTCGCGCTGTGGGACGAGTTCTCCGGCCGGCTGGAGGCCGTGCAGCGCGTGGACATCCGCCCGCGCGTGGCCGGCGCCGTGCAGGCCGTGCATTTCCGTGAAGGCGCGCTGGTGAAGCAGGGCGACCTGCTCTTCACCGTGGACCCGGCGCCCTATGCGGCCGAGGTGGACCGGGCCGATGCGCAGGTGGTGGCCGCCCAGGCCCGCGTGTCGTACACCCGCAGCGAGATGGAGCGCGCCAGCCGCCTCTGGGAAGAGCACGCCATCGCCCAGCGCGAGCGGGACGAGCGCGTGAACGCCCAGCGCGAGGCCGAGGCCAACCTGCGCGCCGCCCAGGCCGCATTGCAGACGGCCCGCCTGAACCTGGGCTACACCCAGGTGCGCGCGCCGGTCGCGGGCCGCGTGGGCCGCATCGAGGTCACCGTGGGCAACCTCGTGGGCTCCGGTGCCGGCGCGCCGGTGCTGACCACGCTGGTCTCGGTGAGCCCGATCTATGCGAGCTTCGACACCGACGAGCAGATCGTGGCCCGCGCCCTGGAAGGGCTGCGCTCCGGCCAGAGCGCCCGCACGCTCATCGAGCGCATTCCCGTGCAGATGGGCACCGGCACCACCGGCGGCACGCCGCACGCCGGCCGCCTGCAGCTCATCGACAACCAGGTGGATGCGAGAAGCGGCACGGTGCGCGTGCGCGCCGTGTTCGACAACGGCGATGGCGCCCTCATGCCGGGCCAGTTCGCCCGCATCCGCATGGGCCAGGCGAAGAGCACCCAGGCCGTGCTGATCAACGAGCGCGCCGTGGGCACGGACCAGAGCAAGAAGTTCGTGATGGTGGTGGGCGAGGGCAACAAGGCCGAATACCGCGAGGTGCAGCTGGGCGCGCCGGTCGATGGCCTGCGCGTCGTCACCGCGGGCCTGAAGGCGGGCGAGCGCATCGTCGTCAACGGCCTGCAGCGCGTGCGCCCCGGCGCCGTGGTCGCCCCGCAGGAGGTGCCCATGGCCGCCAAGTCCGAAGTGGGCGGCGAGGGCGCGCAGGCGCGTGCCGCTGGCCGGCAGCCCGCGGCCTGA
- a CDS encoding efflux RND transporter permease subunit yields the protein MNLSRFFIDRPIFAGVLSVLIFLAGLIALRALPISEYPEVAPPSVVVRATYPGANPKVIAETVATPLEESINGVEGMLYMGSQATTDGVMTLTVTFALGTDPDKAQQLVQNRVSQAEPRLPEEVRRLGVTTVKSAPDLTMVVHMVSPNGRYDIDYLRNYAVLNVKDRLARIPGVGQVQIFGGGDYSMRAWLDPQKVAQRGLSAGDVVAAIRGQNVQAAAGVVGQSPGLPGVDMQLSINARGRLATVEEFGDIIVKTGADGAVTRLRDVARLELGAADYSLRSLLNNDPAVGMGVFQAPGSNALDISANVRATMAELQKHMPEGVEFRIAYDPTQFVRASIHSVIQTLLEAIALVVIVVILFLQTWRASIIPLLAVPVSVVGTFAVLHLLGFSINALSLFGLVLAIGIVVDDAIVVVENVERNIEAGLSPREATYRAMREVSGPIIAIALVLVAVFVPLAFISGLTGQFYRQFAVTIAISTVISAINSLTLSPALSALLLKGHHEPKDALTRGMDRVLGGFFRRFNRVFHRGSEAYSGGVRRVIGRKALMLAIYLVLVGATWGLFKAVPGGFVPAQDKQYLVGFAQLPDGATLDRTEDVIRRMGEIVKKNPNVEDAIAFPGLSINGFTNSSNAGIVFVTLKPFAERRRADQSGGAVAGQLNQAFGSIQDAFIAMFPPPPVAGLGTTGGFKLQIEDRASLGYGAMDAAVKAFMAKAYQTPELAGLFTSWQVNVPQLYADIDRTKARQLGVPVTDIFETLQIYLGSLYANDFNQFGRTYSVRVQADAPYRARAEDVGLLKVRSATGEMVPLSALMKIENSFGPERAMRYNGFLSADVNGGPAPGFSSGQAQAAVERIAAETLPPGISFEWTELTYQEILAGNSAVLVFPLAILLVFLVLAAQYESLTLPIAIILIVPMGLMAAMAGVWLTRGDNNVFTQIGLIVLVGLSAKNAILIVEFARELEFAGRTPVQAAIEASRLRLRPILMTSLAFVMGVLPLVLSTGAGSEMRSAMGVAVFAGMIGVTAFGLFLTPVFYVALRRLAGNRPLQQHGSHVAPITDAGQGAPGHGASAHPVIAAPRGLHE from the coding sequence ATGAACCTCTCCCGTTTCTTCATCGACCGCCCCATCTTCGCCGGGGTGCTGTCGGTGCTCATCTTCCTGGCGGGGCTGATCGCCCTGCGGGCGCTGCCGATCTCGGAATACCCCGAGGTGGCACCGCCCTCCGTCGTGGTGCGCGCCACCTACCCCGGCGCCAACCCCAAGGTGATCGCCGAGACCGTGGCCACGCCGCTGGAGGAATCCATCAACGGCGTGGAAGGCATGCTCTACATGGGCAGCCAGGCCACGACCGACGGCGTGATGACGCTCACCGTGACCTTCGCGCTGGGCACCGACCCGGACAAGGCGCAGCAGCTGGTGCAGAACCGCGTCTCCCAGGCCGAGCCGCGCCTGCCCGAGGAAGTGCGCCGCCTGGGCGTCACCACGGTCAAGAGCGCGCCGGACCTGACCATGGTCGTGCACATGGTCTCGCCCAACGGCCGCTACGACATCGACTACCTGCGCAACTACGCCGTGCTCAACGTGAAGGACCGGCTCGCCCGCATCCCCGGTGTCGGGCAGGTGCAGATCTTCGGTGGCGGCGACTACTCCATGCGCGCCTGGCTGGACCCGCAGAAGGTCGCGCAGCGCGGCCTTTCCGCGGGCGACGTGGTGGCCGCCATCCGCGGGCAGAACGTACAGGCCGCCGCGGGCGTGGTGGGCCAGTCGCCCGGCCTGCCGGGCGTGGACATGCAGCTGTCGATCAATGCCCGGGGCCGCCTGGCCACGGTGGAGGAATTCGGCGACATCATCGTCAAGACCGGTGCCGACGGGGCCGTGACGCGCCTGCGCGACGTGGCCCGGCTGGAGCTGGGCGCGGCCGACTACTCGCTGCGATCGCTGCTCAACAACGACCCGGCCGTGGGCATGGGCGTGTTCCAGGCGCCCGGCTCCAACGCGCTCGACATCTCGGCCAACGTGCGCGCCACCATGGCCGAACTGCAGAAGCACATGCCCGAGGGCGTGGAGTTCCGCATCGCCTACGACCCCACGCAGTTCGTGCGCGCCTCCATCCACTCGGTCATCCAGACCTTGCTGGAGGCCATCGCGCTGGTGGTGATCGTGGTGATCCTCTTCCTGCAGACCTGGCGCGCTTCCATCATCCCGCTGCTGGCCGTGCCGGTGTCGGTGGTGGGCACGTTCGCGGTGCTGCACCTGCTGGGCTTCTCGATCAACGCGCTGTCGCTCTTCGGGCTGGTGCTGGCCATCGGCATCGTGGTGGACGACGCCATCGTGGTGGTGGAGAACGTCGAGCGCAACATCGAGGCGGGCCTTTCGCCGCGCGAGGCCACCTACCGCGCCATGCGCGAGGTGAGCGGGCCCATCATCGCCATCGCGCTGGTGCTGGTGGCCGTGTTCGTGCCGCTGGCCTTCATCAGCGGGCTCACGGGGCAGTTCTACCGCCAGTTCGCGGTGACCATCGCCATCTCCACCGTGATCTCGGCGATCAACTCGCTCACGCTGTCGCCCGCGCTCAGCGCACTGCTCCTGAAGGGCCACCACGAGCCCAAGGATGCACTCACCCGCGGCATGGACCGCGTGCTGGGCGGCTTCTTCCGGCGCTTCAACCGCGTGTTCCACCGCGGCTCCGAGGCCTACAGCGGCGGCGTGCGCCGCGTGATCGGCCGCAAGGCGCTGATGCTGGCCATCTACCTGGTGCTGGTCGGCGCCACGTGGGGCCTCTTCAAGGCGGTGCCGGGCGGCTTCGTGCCCGCGCAGGACAAGCAGTACCTGGTGGGCTTCGCGCAACTGCCCGACGGCGCCACGCTGGACCGCACGGAAGACGTCATCCGCCGCATGGGCGAGATCGTGAAGAAGAACCCCAACGTGGAAGACGCCATCGCCTTCCCGGGCCTGTCGATCAACGGCTTCACCAACAGCTCCAACGCGGGCATCGTGTTCGTCACGCTCAAGCCCTTCGCCGAGCGCCGGCGGGCCGACCAGAGCGGCGGTGCCGTCGCGGGCCAGCTCAACCAGGCCTTCGGCAGCATCCAGGACGCGTTCATCGCCATGTTCCCGCCGCCGCCGGTGGCCGGGCTGGGCACGACGGGCGGCTTCAAGCTGCAGATCGAGGACCGCGCCTCGCTGGGCTATGGCGCCATGGACGCGGCCGTGAAGGCCTTCATGGCCAAGGCCTACCAGACGCCGGAGCTGGCGGGGCTGTTCACCAGCTGGCAGGTCAACGTGCCGCAGCTGTACGCCGACATCGACCGCACCAAGGCGCGCCAGCTCGGCGTGCCGGTGACCGACATCTTCGAGACGCTGCAGATCTACCTGGGCAGCCTGTATGCCAACGACTTCAACCAGTTCGGCCGCACCTACAGCGTGCGCGTGCAGGCCGATGCGCCCTACCGGGCGCGGGCGGAGGACGTGGGCCTGCTCAAGGTGCGCTCCGCCACCGGCGAGATGGTGCCGCTGTCGGCGCTGATGAAGATCGAGAACAGCTTCGGCCCCGAGCGCGCCATGCGCTACAACGGCTTCCTCTCGGCCGACGTGAACGGCGGGCCCGCGCCCGGCTTTTCGTCGGGCCAGGCGCAGGCCGCCGTCGAGCGCATCGCCGCCGAGACGCTGCCCCCGGGCATCAGCTTCGAATGGACGGAGCTCACCTACCAGGAGATCCTGGCCGGCAATTCCGCCGTGCTGGTGTTCCCGCTGGCCATCCTGCTGGTGTTCCTGGTGCTGGCCGCGCAGTACGAAAGCCTGACGCTGCCCATCGCCATCATCCTGATCGTGCCCATGGGGCTTATGGCCGCCATGGCCGGCGTGTGGCTCACCCGCGGCGACAACAACGTGTTCACCCAGATCGGGCTGATCGTGCTGGTGGGGCTGTCGGCCAAGAACGCGATCCTGATCGTGGAGTTCGCGCGGGAGCTGGAATTCGCCGGCCGCACGCCCGTGCAGGCCGCCATCGAGGCCAGCCGCCTGCGGCTGCGCCCCATCCTGATGACCTCCCTGGCCTTCGTGATGGGCGTGCTGCCCCTGGTGCTGTCCACCGGCGCCGGTTCGGAGATGCGCAGCGCCATGGGCGTGGCGGTGTTCGCCGGGATGATCGGCGTCACGGCCTTCGGCCTGTTCCTCACGCCGGTCTTCTACGTGGCCCTGCGCCGCCTGGCCGGCAACCGGCCGCTGCAGCAGCATGGCAGCCACGTGGCGCCGATCACCGACGCCGGCCAGGGCGCGCCGGGCCATGGGGCTTCGGCCCACCCCGTGATCGCCGCGCCGCGCGGCCTGCACGAATGA
- a CDS encoding efflux transporter outer membrane subunit produces the protein MTMFSPFDSLSRLVPLAAALVLAGCMSTPAVPEHAGVAVPAAFSEAAGAASWTTAPPAEAQPRGAWWLGFRDPVLDDLVQRAGSGNTSVQEAAARLAEARALLRSADANRAPQLGASAGVARQAGANTATGGPVPATLATAGLNVSYELDLFGRLSQASDAARLDARSREALLQSARLMAQADTAQAYLQLRSVQAEQALVQEGLAAYQGTLRLTERRYQAGDVAELDVARVQAEVAATESDALALERQQAVLTHALALLVGEVATGFTVPPAAGEAALPVIPAGVPGTVLARRPDVSAAQAAVLAAQARVGVAQAAWFPAVTLTGNGGYASPELGDLFKWSARSWGIGALLSLPLFDGGQRQAQEDGARARLEGALAAHRGQVLTAFREVEDQLSALRLLAGQADAQGRAVQSAVRATQLSDSRYRNGMVSQLELLDARRSELRNRRQALQVRTAQYTATVGLIRALGGGWGDDGAKMREADRPVARNG, from the coding sequence ATGACGATGTTTTCTCCTTTTGATTCCCTCTCGCGGCTGGTGCCGCTGGCCGCTGCCCTGGTGCTGGCCGGCTGCATGAGCACTCCGGCGGTGCCGGAGCATGCCGGCGTGGCCGTGCCTGCCGCCTTCAGCGAAGCCGCCGGCGCGGCATCGTGGACCACGGCGCCGCCCGCCGAGGCGCAGCCCCGTGGCGCGTGGTGGCTGGGCTTCCGCGATCCGGTGCTGGACGACCTGGTGCAGCGCGCCGGCAGCGGCAACACCAGCGTGCAGGAGGCCGCCGCCCGGCTGGCCGAAGCGCGGGCGCTGCTGCGCTCCGCCGATGCCAATCGCGCGCCGCAACTGGGCGCCTCGGCCGGCGTGGCGCGGCAGGCCGGCGCCAACACGGCCACGGGCGGCCCGGTGCCCGCCACGCTGGCCACGGCGGGACTGAACGTGTCCTATGAACTGGACCTGTTCGGCCGCCTGTCGCAGGCCAGCGATGCCGCGCGGCTCGACGCCCGCTCGCGCGAGGCGCTGCTGCAGAGCGCGCGCCTGATGGCGCAGGCGGATACCGCCCAGGCCTATCTGCAACTGCGTTCGGTGCAGGCCGAGCAGGCCCTGGTGCAGGAGGGCCTGGCCGCCTACCAGGGCACCCTGCGCCTGACCGAGCGCCGCTACCAGGCCGGCGATGTGGCCGAGCTGGACGTGGCGCGCGTGCAGGCCGAGGTGGCCGCCACCGAGTCCGATGCCCTCGCGCTGGAGCGCCAGCAGGCCGTGCTGACCCATGCGCTGGCCCTGCTGGTCGGCGAGGTGGCCACCGGCTTCACCGTGCCCCCTGCGGCCGGCGAGGCGGCGCTGCCCGTCATTCCCGCCGGCGTGCCGGGCACGGTGCTGGCGCGCCGTCCGGATGTCTCGGCGGCGCAGGCGGCCGTGCTGGCGGCGCAGGCCCGCGTGGGCGTGGCCCAGGCGGCGTGGTTCCCGGCCGTCACGCTCACGGGCAACGGCGGCTATGCATCGCCGGAACTGGGCGACCTCTTCAAGTGGTCGGCCCGCTCCTGGGGCATCGGTGCACTGCTGTCGCTGCCGCTCTTCGATGGGGGCCAGCGCCAGGCGCAGGAGGACGGCGCCCGCGCCCGGCTGGAGGGCGCGCTGGCTGCCCACCGCGGCCAGGTGCTCACGGCCTTCCGCGAGGTCGAGGACCAGCTCAGCGCGCTGCGCCTGCTGGCCGGCCAGGCCGATGCCCAGGGCCGCGCCGTGCAGTCGGCGGTCCGCGCCACGCAGCTGTCGGATTCGCGCTACCGCAACGGCATGGTGAGCCAGCTGGAACTGCTCGATGCCCGCCGCAGCGAACTGCGCAACCGCCGCCAGGCCCTGCAGGTGCGCACCGCGCAGTACACGGCCACGGTGGGCCTGATCCGCGCGCTGGGCGGCGGCTGGGGAGACGATGGAGCGAAAATGCGGGAAGCAGACCGGCCGGTTGCACGCAACGGTTGA